The stretch of DNA tgttatatacctacgttcgATGCGATGTTTGTGGGCTgccatttgtttgatgtttttcccgacaaccacaaataaaatctgtcttttcaaaacttttgtttgtattgtgtgtatccctctctatctctcttatcttaccccaaacccacatggacccaatagaggatgaatggagatgagcttgcattttctggaccgatgagtcagttggagacagaccgatggattcagaacatggaggatcacatggagaataaccctatagtcggaaatgatatgacccagcatgctcttcagtgctttgaaagaggtgctgctacttggtggaggatgtaccaaaccatcaatggatggcaaggagtaaccacatggaaagaatttaagttgactctgccaaagtctcggcttgtgtcccagaagttgaagccctATGAAAATGATATAATGAAGcattgtgcatgcaagatttgtggagaaataggacacacccataaagaacacaaggatgaatgccctaaatgtgaaggaagtcacccagttgaagaatgcccaaccaggcagattacttgtttcttgtgtgaagggactacccactatcctgctcagtgtcacatttaccccatggtacaacgaaccatccagcagaagaaagaagtaatgaaaggagccctcatggaaattttagaagaagctgtgatgaaggaagatgtggaggacacacctaaagaggacccaagtaaaccctgcactaagtcctgctattcatgtggagaagaaggacacatctcccaaaattgtttgaatggggatctagtagaattcccgacagaggaagtagaatatgacccacaggaaatagaagccctgattggcaTGAAAGGGTCTAGGAAGAGAAacagattggattccaggaaggatctgagtcatatcacctgttacaggtgcaaggagacagggcactacctcaacagttgcccaaaaaggaaacctcaaTACTTGTCAAAAGTAATATATTAGTTATAATGaggcagggcactttgccagagaatgccccaaggagaaggaaacttgtgctagatagttgagtttgcaacaaaagaaatggagtagtagaagtgagaacattttcttttatattgaggtgttgagttgagacatgtaatggaaaagcgagagattgtaatcatttgagaatgaataaagttagcatcgttggtactgatatggattttatgagttattactctatgaagaaggattttgaccatttttgaggataagagaaatatggtctatggaagatttgtgcattttaagggtggtagtaccctgtaagaacccttgacccctggaaaagataaggatactccattgagtggatttcggacaaaatgaatacgagttttgtctcgatatgtgtgatgccccaagagtatgtgggatgaagtggagaccgtcagttgtttggaccaaatgtgatcaaggagtcagaagagaatgttaagttgattcgagatagactgaaggtagctcagtccaggcagaagagttatgcagacttaaaaaaacgcaaggaggtagtctatgaaattggagatagagcatgtcttcatgtgttccctctgcgaggaattaaacgatttggagttaagggaaaattagccccgagatttgtaggacataccgagttttggagcatatgggagaagtggccaacaagttggagtcacccgaaggactgtcaggagttcatgatgtgtttcacatttcccagttgaagaagtgccatgcagagatggccaatattcccctgtaaggacgcttgaccctggaaaggataatgatgttccacgaagtagagtatggacttcataagtataagtttttacctcggtatgtgggatatcccacgaggatgaagagatgaagtactattgggtataaaggaggtatgatgttagTAATATGGAGCAATGGCAACCCCATGACAAGTCTGAGTACTCACGTCTtggtttggtgccaatagaaggaaggaagacagtacaattggatggatttaagaatactaggaagttggaacaatgatcagttgcccgatgataagttcaaggactacaagtgatgagatgggccataacccacaggccacaggacctgccaagaagcaagcacactcttgctaaAGAAAAACCCTAGAGGAAGATACGACGTTTATCGATAGACGAacttataggagtaacgcaaaaacttgagagttgtgaagaaacgatagatgtttgtctggcttgcagaatctatggatatatCCAAACTTCGTtcatcgacaagagaaattctgcaatgcttgtgaggatgactaagtgttagtatgcgagattcgctaaactgtatgcatggtaatgatttgggtgcgggatggattgatcaccataccgacttactcttattattcgccttgctatatgggatggtaaatctgagtgacttacctatagtagagcgCCGATGATCAAAATCTTGCTTAAAACTTAGAATGGTATACGcattttcccttgtacaaggcagcttttgccaaccgtaggttatacggtgaggatcaacccagacccatttcctgcaggagaaaccataaatcgttgaccaccatgagatatcgattaGTTGTTTAGTactggcgccagacccgtcaggtaagaagacccagtcgcgaaataaccttaccaagatgaaaggatagaaaaattgtggtaaaggttatgccactaccgaaaGAGCCAGAGAAGGAATTATCCTTACGATCTGAGAAGACTGGCCCTGTCAAGAATagggatggagtatatgagtattgatgggaccgtaacaatgtttctaagggtggtagcacccgagaccccggggacgatcgatggattttgagaagaccccgaacttaacctatttctttctagcctctccgaatctcaaggacgagattcattttaagggcggtaggtttgtaacatcccaaaattctaaattttgaaTGTTATGAtaatagatagatttgactgattTGTTTgaattgattgtctgaaagtgagtgaattcgaaacttttgaaagttaaatgaagAGGGAATAAaaactttcccaaactttcatatttgcttttctgatctccatgaaattcaattcttttcaaatacaaaaaaccttgagcgaagatgatatgacttcttccatttaattaatgAAAAAGGGTATTGAAAATAATTggatttcatttggaaatatttcaattcattaAACTTCATGCCAGGCTCAtcattttcatgagagaagataaaatgccttccaaattatatgaaatatgagtgggagtttaaaagaattaaattcaagttctttgaatttatttttcaatttggagttatttgagttttattcaaattatttttctccaaaaataataTATGGTAAATtaggtaacatgattccctaacaatagaaaatggagagaaataaatttgaaatcattttgatatttttaaaatgatttttgttggattttaataggcCAGTAgccactctttgaattatctgaattttgTGTGGATTTTAGTTTGAAGTTATAAAATGTCCATTGTTgtggaaatctttttctgaaaattttgatatattatatggcCTATTAAAATATTttagttattttgtttttattatttagTTCTCTGGAAAAAAATGTGTAAAAAAGTTTCCCCTCGCCGACTGGGCCGGGCCCAGCAATCTCGCCAGCCGCGGCCAGGCTCCCCGCCGCCGTCCCTGCCGTCTCCGACGGGACTCCTTCCCCGGAGTCCGCCGTGCGCGCCTCCTCTTGCCCCCCTTCCCCACGCCACCCCTCGCCTCCTCCCCTGCCTTTAAAGGCGGGCCCCCGACGCCGCGCCCTTCGACCCCGCTTCCGCCCCGCAATCTCGCCTCCTCCTGCCTCGATGCGGCCACCGTCGCACAGACACACCGCCGCGCCACACTCGCCGCCGTTCCCCGCCTTGCGCCGCAAGCGCGCGCCCCTGCCACCGCGGCCGCTTCTCCGCTGCGATGCCGCCGCCTCGCAGCCATCCCGGAGCCACCGGCTGTCTTGCCCCGCTCGCCGAAGCTCAACAGATCCGGAGCCACCGTTTATTCAGGCCGAACCGGTAACCACCCCGGTTTATTCTCGGTTAGTTCGGTTCTTAAAAAAACCTAGATTGTTTAAAAAAATGATTTTCTTTTCGATGAATCTATTTAGAGAACGTTCGCTGGTTAGGTATAGAAAACGAACGTTCTccttttagttttttctttttctataatttcggccagggacctagatGTGAATACTTATTTACAGAATAGTCCCTGTTCTTCAAACAAGCACAACTTTTTTACTCGTTTCTCCAAATCCAACGAAAACCAACGCCATGTCTTCGTTATGGATCCCCTCTATCCATTAaaacaactcaaacatgtttttgaaaagtttaaaatttgaattagatcagatttaaattcaaacttcgtttgatcataacttgagtttcgtagctccgtttgagttgattctttttgcaaatcgaagctcttgacctaaactttctgataaggccaaattcatataatttttgtactgtagaaattgttttatgttgcaagagttattttcttggttttgatgttttccgaattgtcttccTCGATCTTTCTAAttttttgagtgattgcttatgtgtggttattATTGCTTACttatgatagattgaccggagtgtgacgagtagagctatcaagagttttgagtgcgaatcatcttcatcaacattgcaggcaagttcacactttgatcatattcctttcatacccagtttttatgcattagtttcaccctcaaacattgcatgagtaggattgataacatgtgggtattgggaagtagttgatgaggtaggaacctattgccctgcattcaaaccttgggagttactattacgttatgcttatagtgtcatgctatgctcgtagacgtggattgggttttgagagtattcatgacagatgtgagtttgttaattaatggtttacttaatgTGGCAACTTAAAcgcacatctgggtggattgaggtacctggatattccaggattgcctgtctaggcacctgggtagaccaggattgcctgtttttttatggaccgccacccaggctcaaagggatcatgggtttattcatactagaaacttccgtgtgcagccacaagctattatgggctctagcatagttgattaagtcgtgtgaactcttacagtggtagactagcagatgtaggggttgtaggtggtacggtccacccatcgtaaggtgcaaatgcttctgaaagactatgtctcggtcatccgtttctcaaacaccatgtagtgcgagaaatccaacggaggagatcgagtcttgtggggaaaagtgcgcaaacctctgcagagtgtataaactaatcacggttagccgtgtccccggttatggaaatcttgagtatctagtacttggattatcatgtgaatctcatcacgttactttaaattaagttttttgggtttaatgatgttacttaattgggattgagaatgctgtcaaccattctcaatgtttaacaaccaccatgatagttaaataaaatctatttctttgcagtagggaaaaattggctttttgcaaaaaccttataaccgtagagcttttccaccagccaaatatgcatgtagtgatagccattattcatcattctctatggtgtgaatttgccagtacattcaatgtactgaccctgtGTGGCTGCagcgtctcatgttgcaggatttcttacgacgagtaagtgatacgttagggttacagtttctacactcaactttgccgttggtgttgatgggaatccacaaccttgttacttccgctattttggattgaggtaatagtatttacgttactttacacatgtgatttacctctgttataaatcctcgagtactgtgtgtgtcagcataccgatctagggatgacacttaagcacagagacttgatccattcgggtcaggtcgctacacaacaacaacaacaacaacaacaacaacaacaacaacaacaacaacaagaaagCTTACTTTAGATACCTCTAGGCAACTCTTTCATTTCACGCCGGAAGCACACGACAAAACTCTGCTCATCATCAGTGGTAGAAGTAAggaaaatctcgtgggcctttcaTCACATGCTAAGCTTTCCATCTTGTGTTGAACAACAATGGACTTGCTGATGGAGAACTCTTGCACATTTCTTGACCTAACTAGTAGAGTAGCTTTATCCACCGCTTGCTTCCTCTTGATCTCAACATACTTCTCCACCAGTCCCACCATAGGATCTTCACGCTTCTTGGGCTTCTCGGGTTCCTTCTGAGGCTTTTTGTTCGAACCAACAACAACACTTCTTTTGCTGATTTGACCAACATCCTCTATTCCAACATCCCTTTGAGCATCATCACTTTGAGTGACATCCATTTGATCATCAAACATGTACAAATCATAATTGCATTGATTCAGGTCGAAACAGAAGGTACCCTCCTTTCTTTGAGCTTTAGGATCATCAACACTTTCCACTTTTGACCTAAGTATGTTGTGATGGTTGAGCAACACATGTGAAATTGTAATCACCCTCGGCTATGTGGCTTGCACTAAGCACTCAAGTTACCATGAAACTTACATCATAAATATTACCTAGCGATGGAAATTCATTAAAGGTCAACATAAAGAGAGGAAATGAAATTTCATTAAAATTACCATCATGAATGCCACCTAGCTTATCACAGAGAGGAAACACTTTGTGTTGGAATCTGCTTATTTCTAGCCATGATTGTAAATAGAAGAAATGATTCACAAACCTGGATTATACGAAACAACATTGAGTACAAAAGGAACATACAATGCAAGTTACGTATCCCAAAGATGAATGTATTGAAATAGAACTTCAGGGCGGATGACGATGCTTCCTATTTGAGTTTGTCTTCCAGGCTTCAATCGTCCCCGAGTTCGTCCGTTTGGACGTAGTCAACGAAGCTCAGGTGTCGATTTTTACCGTCTCATTGAGGTGGTGAGGTTTGGGTTTCTTGTCATGCGATGAGATTTGGTATCAGATATTTCAGATCTATGCAAGGGTTCAATGGCGACGACTGCGTCTCCAGGGCGCTGGTCCTTAAGGACACGTGCACGAAGACTTCCCAGCTATCATCGAGAAGGTCAAGCCGGCTCTAATAGGGGAGTGGCGAAAGCGGCGCGCCGGCCGGTCGTTCGGTGGTCTCGGAATCTCgatataatttttattatgtttgaaaTGCTTTGAACTTTCGATGAACTTTTATAATAGATCTCTTCCTTTTCGAAAAAAACTTCAGGTTTTTATTTTTTGAGACAAAGAAAAACACTTCTGGTTACACGACTGATGCAAGTTGCAGGTTCACCGGCCCATATGGCCCAACTCAACTGTTCACATCAGGAGGGCCTCCTGTCATCAAAtcaaaaaaatcaaataaaaaaaAACCTAAAAAATCAAatcaaagaaaaaaaaaacatcAGGAGGGCCTCTTGCGGCCGAATCCCTAACCTTCCTGACGCGTGGAGCCCGACGCGGCGACGACCGGCGGGGGCGTGCAGCCGGCGGGACACATCTTGCTCCTCGTGATCGTGATATCGCGGCGAGCGTCTTGCCCAAGGAAGGGGATCGCGGCGACTCCGCGACCTCGGACCTCGTATCTTCGCAGCGGCTGGCAGCCAGCACCAGGTCCTCCGGTCTCCGGCAGCAACCAACCTGTGTGGTGCCGGCTCTCAAGTGAGAGCATCAAGCGAGCACTCCAGCATCCTCCTATTCAAGCTCGAGTGGCACGACCTGATCACCGTGAGTTAAATTTGAATCCCCTTTTAGTTTTCATACCTGCAACCCAGATGCCACAATTTAGATTACTGATGGATTTGGCATGTTCAAAACCGGAAGAGTACCAAATTGAGAGACAACTTAAAACCGAACTTCTTAGAAAACCTCTGTCCAAAACCTCTATATTTGATGTATAACTCCAACCTTGCCATGTTTGGAGTCAATCCTGCAGGAAATCGaaatggaaaacattgaccaggTGAGAGCAGACGAAGGGGCGTACTATTCAGATCAGGCTCTATATTTTGCCCCTCCTGTTTCTGAATTCTTTGTAGAAAATTGTAAATACCTTGAAATATAAATGTGTTTCCACCACTGTAGTACTGTACAACCTCAAAGCATGTGATATTTCAGTGTAATTACAATTTAGTCATTCTACCTTTGTTGCATGGTCGCTAGTTCTTTTTTCATGTGAATACTCCAGAATCTAGGCTTGCATTGTTTTTTACTTGTTTAATCTATCAAGACTATGTAGATGCAGAAACTTTGCCTTTCCCAATTAGCGTCTATGACAGCTGGTTATGTTAGAGGCATCAGCAATCACCCAAGAATTTATAATATGCAGAAACATTTTAGGATAATGATTTGTTTCTTGATGGCTCCAAAAGTGCTGGCTTTGTTGGACTCTGTTTGTCTTCACTTAATTTATCTTTTTAATACCAGTGTCTAGCTGCTGTGAAATGGACATTTTGTATCAGTGCAAGGAGATCTTAAAGATTCAGAAGTTTAGGCGATTGGCGTCTTATGCTGGATTCTATTCCTTCACTACCCTCGTTACCTATGCTTACACAAGCAATACGTATGTCATTGCTGAATTACCCTTTTTTCCACAGTTGCAAAATCTTGTGACTTGTTGTTCTTTACCACCAAAATTCTTCTCTCTCTGAGCTTACTGCAGGACAAGAGCTGGCATTTCGAGGGCCGATCAGTATTATGCTTCCTACCCTTCTGGCACTGAGCTATTAACTGACACTGCAAAGGTATTAACCTGAAAAGATTTGTAAATAAATTTTCATTTTGTGTACTGTGCCAGTTGCCCACTTGCTTCAGAGAGGTATATCTGATTTTTTTCGGGTGGTTTGCAGCTTTACAAGGCTGCATTAGGTAATTGTTTTGAAATAGACGACTGGGGTCCAATAGAATTCTCCATCATGGCAAAGCACTTTGACCGGCAAGGCAAACCACCATATGCTTACCATGCTGTAAGTGTCTTAATATTTTCAAATAAGCTTCTTTGTTTGGATTAATTTCCACCGCATGGTTTGCAAGTTTAATATCGGCTTTGTACTTTGTTGTTCAGCAATATATGTCGCACCTTCTATCCCATGGCCAACTCGATGGAAGTGGTTAACTGTCAGATGTGTTTTAGTTGACTCTCGTGAGGCCTTGGTCTGCCAATTATAAGCACTGTATCAGGTCTTGTAAAAAAAGAGATGTTTTGATTGGAATCCTGGATTTTGATGGGCCGTGGTCACGGATGAGCCACTTCAGTATCAGCTTATTATCAGTATAATGATGGTACCTTATTGAAGCATGGATGTAGTCATTTTTGTTGCTGAATGCAACTTCGTGAATGCCAATGTTAGTTCATGTGCTCTTATCATATTGTTCCCTTGATCCAGCAAAGATTAGGGACCTCTAATTTGCACTTGGGAGTTTTTGTATCCAACAGTATCAATAACCACACAAGAGCTGGTTTAGCGATTGCAAGGCGCACCGCCGTGTGTTCAGTGTTGTGTACTCAGGTCGTCAAAATCTCGTCCAACATAAATCGATTTCATCTCGTTGAAAGATTATGAAACCGTGTACGTATCAGCTACTGAGGAGCATTAACACATGACGGTGATCCACTAAGTGCATACGACTTCCCAGGGTACGAAAGTGTAGTAGGAGCACCCTAATACTTTTTTTTTGCCAAACGGAGCACCCTAATACTTGACTCTCACTAGGTGTACTATTGCATTTTACTCTCGCTCCGTTGACATTTTTTTTAAGATTTATCGATCCAAATAGGCGCCTGCTGTGGCAGCATTTAATTAATCTCCGCCTTAGCATACAAGGACCATGACTCGCAACTGGTAGTTACGGTGGGTTTGAGGAGACCCGCTAAAGGTTGCTGGTTCGAAGTTATTCCGAGATCTCAAAGAGCACCAAGCTCAATACGTGCAAGAGGaaagaaaggcccaaaataaaGGGCGATTTGGAACCGCGGATGTGAAAAGCTAGGATGGACCGATGGTCGGCTAGAGCTGCGTGATGCTACAAGCAACGATGGCTAATGCTGGAATCGACCATGTGGGAAGTTGTGGCAGTTGTGACCCTGGAAGATGGGAGCTGCAACCAAATGACGGTGGAGCTGCGACCGTGGATGCAGGGGAGCTGCAACCATGGCTGGTAGGAGCTACAACCAGTGATGGCAGAGCTACGACCTTTTTCCAATGAAGTTGTTACCGTTGACCGTGAAGCTGCGACCGTGGATGTCAGGAGCTACAACCAGCTGACGACAGAGCTGTGCGTGGTGGAGGGTGCTGCGGCAGAAGGACAACCATGGTCGGAGACGTGAGGCTGGCGGCGCGTGTAGACTGCACGTGGAGCGGTTTCTCGTTTTTTTTGTTCCAGGGGTGAGTGCGCGTGGGGAAAAGAACAACCCGCGCAACCAAAAGAGACAGTGAGTTGACATGTGGTGGAggtggggggaggggggagggggaaAGAGATTCAAATCTAGTGGCTATGGTTGGTCCAATCGGATGGCTCGGGAGGTGACTAGCTAGGGATGGTGCCGATCGACCGACACGTGGTTCTATAATGGGTAGTGTAGGGCCATGTCTTGTAACCAAATCTTGTAATCTCTTAGTTGTTGTGCCCCCAATCAATATAAACCAACGCGACGCATATGGAGTTAGATACACTTTCACACAAACTTATAATTGGTGGTACATTTTGTTATATTTATCTGCTTTTAAGGCTTCCCTTTGCCGTTTTGCGTGGCCTAGGAAGATGTATTCTCTAAATCCTATTTATATCGCTCTCGTGTTTTTTGGAAGGAAATCCAATGCGAGCATTGATCCTTGCTCATTGATGGATCCCGCGCACAACGGTTCCCATAGGCCCACCCCCAGCGCGTAGCCCAATCTGACGGACCAGTGT from Triticum urartu cultivar G1812 chromosome 3, Tu2.1, whole genome shotgun sequence encodes:
- the LOC125548405 gene encoding uncharacterized protein LOC125548405 → MDILYQCKEILKIQKFRRLASYAGFYSFTTLVTYAYTSNTTRAGISRADQYYASYPSGTELLTDTAKLYKAALGNCFEIDDWGPIEFSIMAKHFDRQGKPPYAYHAQYMSHLLSHGQLDGSG